The Castor canadensis chromosome 8, mCasCan1.hap1v2, whole genome shotgun sequence genome contains a region encoding:
- the Prpf40b gene encoding pre-mRNA-processing factor 40 homolog B isoform X2 — translation MSVPDSGPRPPAAPAPFPPGPPMMPPPFMPPPGIPPPFPPMGLPPMSQRPPAIPPMPPGILPPMLPPMGAPPPLTQIPGMVPPMMPGMLMPAVPVTAATAPGADTASSAMGGTGPPRALWSEHVAPDGRIYYYNADDKQSVWEKPSVLKSKAELLLSQCPWKEYKSDTGKPYYYNNQSQESRWTRPKDLDDLEALVKQEAAGKQQQPQPPQPQPDPPPVPPGPTPVPTGLLEPEPGGSEDCDVLEAAQPLEQGFLQQPEEGPSSSTGQHQLPQQEEEEAKPEPERSGLSWSNREKAKQAFKELLRDKAVPSNASWEQAMKMVVTDPRYSALPKLSEKKQAFNAYKAQREKEEKEEARLRAKEAKQTLQHFLEQHERMTSTTRYRRAEQTFGELEVWAVVPERDRKEVYDDVLFFLAKKEKEQAKQLRRRNIQALKSILDGMSSVNFQTTWSQAQQYLMDNPSFAQDQQLQNMDKEDALICFEEHIRALEREEEEERERARLRERRQQRKNREAFQTFLDELHETGQLHSMSTWMELYPAVSTDIRFANMLGQPGSTPLDLFKFYVEELKARFHDEKKIIKDILKDRGFCVEVNTAFEDFAHVISFDKRAAALDAGNIKLTFNSLLEKAEAREREREKEEARRMRRREAAFRSMLRQAVPALELGTAWEEVRERFVCDSAFEQITLESERIRLFREFLQVLETECQHLHTKGRKHSRKGKKHHRKRSHSPSVSWQGSESEEEELPPPSLRPSKRRRQNPSESGSEPSSSLDSVESGSAALGGRGSPSSHLLGPDHGLRKAKKPKKKTKKRRHKSNSPESETDPEEKAGKESEEKEQEQNKDRELRQTELSNRSPGFGVKKEKTGWDTSESELSEGELERRRRTLLQQLDDHQ, via the exons ATG TCGGTTCCCGATTCTGGTCCCCGGCCCCCAGCAGCGCCTGCCCCCTTCCCACCGGGGCCCCCCATGATGCCACCACCCTTC ATGCCCCCTCCAGGGataccccctccctttcctccgaTGGGGCTCCCCCCTATGAGTCAGAGACCACCAGCCATCCCCCCCATGCCACCTGGCATCCTGCCCCCAATGCTTCCACCAATGGGGGCACCACCACCACTCACACAG ATACCAGGAATGGTACCTCCAATGATGCCAGGAATGCTGATGCCAGCAGTGCCTGTCACCGCAGCG ACGGCTCCGGGTGCGGACACCGCCAGCT ctGCTATGGGTGGGACAGGCCCTCCG AGAGCGCTGTGGAGTGAGCATGTGGCCCCTGATGGGCGCATCTACTACTACAATGCTGATGACAAACAGTCTGTGTGGGAGAAGCCCAGCGTGCTCAAGTCCAAGGCAGAG CTGCTGCTGTCCCAGTGTCCTTGGAAAGAGTACAAGTCGGACACAGGCAAACCTTACTACTACAACAACCAGAGTCAGGAGTCCCGCTGGACCCGGCCTAAAGACCTGGATGACCTGGAGG CCCTAGTCAAACAAGAGGCTGCAGG AAAACAGCAGCAGCCACAGCCTCCTCAGCCACAGCCTGACCCCCCGCCTGTACCTCCTGGTCCCACCCCAGTGCCCACAGGCCTCCTGGAACCTGAGCCAGGTGGAAGTGAAGACTGTGATGTGTTGGAAGCTGCTCAGCCTCTGGAGCAGGGGTTCCTACAGCAGCCAGAGGAGGGGCCTAGCAG TTCTACTGGACAGCATCAGCTACCacagcaggaagaggaagaagccaAGCCAGAGCCAGAGCGGTCTGGCCTCAGTTGGAGCAACCGGGAGAAGGCAAAGCAGGCATTCAAGGAGCTGCTGAGGGACAAG gCTGTCCCCTCCAATGCCTCATGGGAACAGGCCATGAAGATGGTAGTCACTGACCCTCGTTACAG TGCCTTGCCCAAACTGAGTGAGAAAAAGCAGGCATTCAATGCCTACAAGGCACAgcgggagaaggaagagaaagaggaggccCGACTAAGGGCCAAGGAAGCCAAGCAGACCCTGCAACATTTTCTTGAACAGCACGAACGCATGACCTCCACCACCCGCTACCG GCGGGCAGAACAGACCTTTGGGGAGCTGGAGGTCTGGGCTGTGGTCCCCGAGAGGGATCGAAAAGAGGTTTATGATGATGTCCTCTTCTTCCTGGCCAAGAAGGAGAAG GAACAGGCCAAGCAGCTCCGACGCCGCAACATCCAGGCCTTGAAGAGCATCCTGGATGGAATGAGTAGTGTCAATTTCCAAACCACATGGTCCCAGGCCCAGCAGTACCTCATGGATAACCCCAGCTTTGCTCAGGACCAACAGCTGCAGA ACATGGACAAAGAAGATGCACTGATCTGCTTTGAGGAGCATATCCGAGCtttggagagggaggaggaggaagagcggGAACGGGCCCGGCTTCGGGAGCGGCGCCAACAACGCAAGAACCGGGAGGCCTTCCAG ACCTTCCTGGACGAGCTGCACGAGACAGGGCAGTTGCATTCAATGTCCACCTGGATGGAGCTATACCCAGCAGTCAGCACTGATATCCGCTTTGCCAACATGCTGGGCCAGCCGG gCTCCACCCCTCTGGACTTGTTCAAGTTCTATGTGGAGGAGTTGAAGGCACGCTTCCATGATGAGAAGAAGATCATTAAGGACATACTTAAG GACCGGGGCTTCTGTGTGGAGGTGAACACAGCTTTTGAGGACTTCGCCCACGTCATAAGCTTTGACAAGAGGGCTGCTGCGCTGGACGCAGGCAACATCAAGCTGACCTTCAATAGT CTGCTGGAAAAAGCAGAGGCGCGAGAGAGGGAGCGGGAAAAGGAGGAGGCACGAAGGATGCGGCGCAGGGAAGCTGCCTTTCGAAGCATGCTGAGGCAGGCCGTGCCTGCTCTGGAGCTGGGCACTGCGTGGGAAGAG GTCCGTGAGCGCTTTGTGTGCGACTCAGCCTTTGAGCAGATCACCTTGGAGTCGGAGCGGATCCGGCTCTTCCGGGAGTTCCTGCAGGTGCTGGAG ACCGAATGCCAGCATCTCCACACCAAAGGTCGAAAGCACAGCAGGAAGGGCAAGAAACACCATCGGAAACGTTCCCACTCACCCTCAGTGAGTTGGCAG GGCTCTGAGTCGGAAGAGGAGGAGCTGCCACCACCATCCCTCCGGCCCTCTAAGCGAAGGAGGCAGAACCCCTCGGAGTCTGGCTCGGAACCTTCGTCTTCACTTGATTCTGTTGAAAGTGGGAGTGCTGCCCTTGGAGGACGGggctccccctcctcccacctccttgGACCAG ATCATGGCCTTCGGAAAGccaagaaaccaaaaaagaaaactaagaagagaagacacaagtcG AACAGTCCTGAGAGTGAGACAGACCCTGAGGAGAAAGCTGGCAAGGAgagtgaagaaaaagaacaagaacagaACAAGGACAGGGAGCTCCGGCAGACAGAGCTCTCTAACCGCTCGCCAGGCTTTGGAGTCAAGAAGGAGAAG ACAGGCTGGGACACGTCAGAAAGTGAGCTGAGTGAGGGGGAACTGGAGAGGCGGCGGCGGACACTCCTGCAGCAGCTGGATGACCACCAGTGA
- the Prpf40b gene encoding pre-mRNA-processing factor 40 homolog B isoform X4, whose protein sequence is MSVPDSGPRPPAAPAPFPPGPPMMPPPFMPPPGIPPPFPPMGLPPMSQRPPAIPPMPPGILPPMLPPMGAPPPLTQIPGMVPPMMPGMLMPAVPVTAATAPGADTASSAMGGTGPPRALWSEHVAPDGRIYYYNADDKQSVWEKPSVLKSKAELLLSQCPWKEYKSDTGKPYYYNNQSQESRWTRPKDLDDLEALVKQEAAGKQQQPQPPQPQPDPPPVPPGPTPVPTGLLEPEPGGSEDCDVLEAAQPLEQGFLQQPEEGPSSSTGQHQLPQQEEEEAKPEPERSGLSWSNREKAKQAFKELLRDKAVPSNASWEQAMKMVVTDPRYSALPKLSEKKQAFNAYKAQREKEEKEEARLRAKEAKQTLQHFLEQHERMTSTTRYRRAEQTFGELEVWAVVPERDRKEVYDDVLFFLAKKEKEQAKQLRRRNIQALKSILDGMSSVNFQTTWSQAQQYLMDNPSFAQDQQLQNMDKEDALICFEEHIRALEREEEEERERARLRERRQQRKNREAFQTFLDELHETGQLHSMSTWMELYPAVSTDIRFANMLGQPGSTPLDLFKFYVEELKARFHDEKKIIKDILKDRGFCVEVNTAFEDFAHVISFDKRAAALDAGNIKLTFNSLLEKAEAREREREKEEARRMRRREAAFRSMLRQAVPALELGTAWEEVRERFVCDSAFEQITLESERIRLFREFLQVLETECQHLHTKGRKHSRKGKKHHRKRSHSPSGSESEEEELPPPSLRPSKRRRQNPSESGSEPSSSLDSVESGSAALGGRGSPSSHLLGPDHGLRKAKKPKKKTKKRRHKSNSPESETDPEEKAGKESEEKEQEQNKDRELRQTELSNRSPGFGVKKEKTGWDTSESELSEGELERRRRTLLQQLDDHQ, encoded by the exons ATG TCGGTTCCCGATTCTGGTCCCCGGCCCCCAGCAGCGCCTGCCCCCTTCCCACCGGGGCCCCCCATGATGCCACCACCCTTC ATGCCCCCTCCAGGGataccccctccctttcctccgaTGGGGCTCCCCCCTATGAGTCAGAGACCACCAGCCATCCCCCCCATGCCACCTGGCATCCTGCCCCCAATGCTTCCACCAATGGGGGCACCACCACCACTCACACAG ATACCAGGAATGGTACCTCCAATGATGCCAGGAATGCTGATGCCAGCAGTGCCTGTCACCGCAGCG ACGGCTCCGGGTGCGGACACCGCCAGCT ctGCTATGGGTGGGACAGGCCCTCCG AGAGCGCTGTGGAGTGAGCATGTGGCCCCTGATGGGCGCATCTACTACTACAATGCTGATGACAAACAGTCTGTGTGGGAGAAGCCCAGCGTGCTCAAGTCCAAGGCAGAG CTGCTGCTGTCCCAGTGTCCTTGGAAAGAGTACAAGTCGGACACAGGCAAACCTTACTACTACAACAACCAGAGTCAGGAGTCCCGCTGGACCCGGCCTAAAGACCTGGATGACCTGGAGG CCCTAGTCAAACAAGAGGCTGCAGG AAAACAGCAGCAGCCACAGCCTCCTCAGCCACAGCCTGACCCCCCGCCTGTACCTCCTGGTCCCACCCCAGTGCCCACAGGCCTCCTGGAACCTGAGCCAGGTGGAAGTGAAGACTGTGATGTGTTGGAAGCTGCTCAGCCTCTGGAGCAGGGGTTCCTACAGCAGCCAGAGGAGGGGCCTAGCAG TTCTACTGGACAGCATCAGCTACCacagcaggaagaggaagaagccaAGCCAGAGCCAGAGCGGTCTGGCCTCAGTTGGAGCAACCGGGAGAAGGCAAAGCAGGCATTCAAGGAGCTGCTGAGGGACAAG gCTGTCCCCTCCAATGCCTCATGGGAACAGGCCATGAAGATGGTAGTCACTGACCCTCGTTACAG TGCCTTGCCCAAACTGAGTGAGAAAAAGCAGGCATTCAATGCCTACAAGGCACAgcgggagaaggaagagaaagaggaggccCGACTAAGGGCCAAGGAAGCCAAGCAGACCCTGCAACATTTTCTTGAACAGCACGAACGCATGACCTCCACCACCCGCTACCG GCGGGCAGAACAGACCTTTGGGGAGCTGGAGGTCTGGGCTGTGGTCCCCGAGAGGGATCGAAAAGAGGTTTATGATGATGTCCTCTTCTTCCTGGCCAAGAAGGAGAAG GAACAGGCCAAGCAGCTCCGACGCCGCAACATCCAGGCCTTGAAGAGCATCCTGGATGGAATGAGTAGTGTCAATTTCCAAACCACATGGTCCCAGGCCCAGCAGTACCTCATGGATAACCCCAGCTTTGCTCAGGACCAACAGCTGCAGA ACATGGACAAAGAAGATGCACTGATCTGCTTTGAGGAGCATATCCGAGCtttggagagggaggaggaggaagagcggGAACGGGCCCGGCTTCGGGAGCGGCGCCAACAACGCAAGAACCGGGAGGCCTTCCAG ACCTTCCTGGACGAGCTGCACGAGACAGGGCAGTTGCATTCAATGTCCACCTGGATGGAGCTATACCCAGCAGTCAGCACTGATATCCGCTTTGCCAACATGCTGGGCCAGCCGG gCTCCACCCCTCTGGACTTGTTCAAGTTCTATGTGGAGGAGTTGAAGGCACGCTTCCATGATGAGAAGAAGATCATTAAGGACATACTTAAG GACCGGGGCTTCTGTGTGGAGGTGAACACAGCTTTTGAGGACTTCGCCCACGTCATAAGCTTTGACAAGAGGGCTGCTGCGCTGGACGCAGGCAACATCAAGCTGACCTTCAATAGT CTGCTGGAAAAAGCAGAGGCGCGAGAGAGGGAGCGGGAAAAGGAGGAGGCACGAAGGATGCGGCGCAGGGAAGCTGCCTTTCGAAGCATGCTGAGGCAGGCCGTGCCTGCTCTGGAGCTGGGCACTGCGTGGGAAGAG GTCCGTGAGCGCTTTGTGTGCGACTCAGCCTTTGAGCAGATCACCTTGGAGTCGGAGCGGATCCGGCTCTTCCGGGAGTTCCTGCAGGTGCTGGAG ACCGAATGCCAGCATCTCCACACCAAAGGTCGAAAGCACAGCAGGAAGGGCAAGAAACACCATCGGAAACGTTCCCACTCACCCTCA GGCTCTGAGTCGGAAGAGGAGGAGCTGCCACCACCATCCCTCCGGCCCTCTAAGCGAAGGAGGCAGAACCCCTCGGAGTCTGGCTCGGAACCTTCGTCTTCACTTGATTCTGTTGAAAGTGGGAGTGCTGCCCTTGGAGGACGGggctccccctcctcccacctccttgGACCAG ATCATGGCCTTCGGAAAGccaagaaaccaaaaaagaaaactaagaagagaagacacaagtcG AACAGTCCTGAGAGTGAGACAGACCCTGAGGAGAAAGCTGGCAAGGAgagtgaagaaaaagaacaagaacagaACAAGGACAGGGAGCTCCGGCAGACAGAGCTCTCTAACCGCTCGCCAGGCTTTGGAGTCAAGAAGGAGAAG ACAGGCTGGGACACGTCAGAAAGTGAGCTGAGTGAGGGGGAACTGGAGAGGCGGCGGCGGACACTCCTGCAGCAGCTGGATGACCACCAGTGA
- the Prpf40b gene encoding pre-mRNA-processing factor 40 homolog B isoform X3, which yields MSVPDSGPRPPAAPAPFPPGPPMMPPPFMPPPGIPPPFPPMGLPPMSQRPPAIPPMPPGILPPMLPPMGAPPPLTQIPGMVPPMMPGMLMPAVPVTAATAPGADTASSAMGGTGPPRALWSEHVAPDGRIYYYNADDKQSVWEKPSVLKSKAELLLSQCPWKEYKSDTGKPYYYNNQSQESRWTRPKDLDDLEALVKQEAAGKQQQPQPPQPQPDPPPVPPGPTPVPTGLLEPEPGGSEDCDVLEAAQPLEQGFLQQPEEGPSSSTGQHQLPQQEEEEAKPEPERSGLSWSNREKAKQAFKELLRDKAVPSNASWEQAMKMVVTDPRYSALPKLSEKKQAFNAYKAQREKEEKEEARLRAKEAKQTLQHFLEQHERMTSTTRYRRAEQTFGELEVWAVVPERDRKEVYDDVLFFLAKKEKEQAKQLRRRNIQALKSILDGMSSVNFQTTWSQAQQYLMDNPSFAQDQQLQNMDKEDALICFEEHIRALEREEEEERERARLRERRQQRKNREAFQTFLDELHETGQLHSMSTWMELYPAVSTDIRFANMLGQPGSTPLDLFKFYVEELKARFHDEKKIIKDILKDRGFCVEVNTAFEDFAHVISFDKRAAALDAGNIKLTFNSLLEKAEAREREREKEEARRMRRREAAFRSMLRQAVPALELGTAWEEVRERFVCDSAFEQITLESERIRLFREFLQVLEQTECQHLHTKGRKHSRKGKKHHRKRSHSPSGSESEEEELPPPSLRPSKRRRQNPSESGSEPSSSLDSVESGSAALGGRGSPSSHLLGPDHGLRKAKKPKKKTKKRRHKSNSPESETDPEEKAGKESEEKEQEQNKDRELRQTELSNRSPGFGVKKEKTGWDTSESELSEGELERRRRTLLQQLDDHQ from the exons ATG TCGGTTCCCGATTCTGGTCCCCGGCCCCCAGCAGCGCCTGCCCCCTTCCCACCGGGGCCCCCCATGATGCCACCACCCTTC ATGCCCCCTCCAGGGataccccctccctttcctccgaTGGGGCTCCCCCCTATGAGTCAGAGACCACCAGCCATCCCCCCCATGCCACCTGGCATCCTGCCCCCAATGCTTCCACCAATGGGGGCACCACCACCACTCACACAG ATACCAGGAATGGTACCTCCAATGATGCCAGGAATGCTGATGCCAGCAGTGCCTGTCACCGCAGCG ACGGCTCCGGGTGCGGACACCGCCAGCT ctGCTATGGGTGGGACAGGCCCTCCG AGAGCGCTGTGGAGTGAGCATGTGGCCCCTGATGGGCGCATCTACTACTACAATGCTGATGACAAACAGTCTGTGTGGGAGAAGCCCAGCGTGCTCAAGTCCAAGGCAGAG CTGCTGCTGTCCCAGTGTCCTTGGAAAGAGTACAAGTCGGACACAGGCAAACCTTACTACTACAACAACCAGAGTCAGGAGTCCCGCTGGACCCGGCCTAAAGACCTGGATGACCTGGAGG CCCTAGTCAAACAAGAGGCTGCAGG AAAACAGCAGCAGCCACAGCCTCCTCAGCCACAGCCTGACCCCCCGCCTGTACCTCCTGGTCCCACCCCAGTGCCCACAGGCCTCCTGGAACCTGAGCCAGGTGGAAGTGAAGACTGTGATGTGTTGGAAGCTGCTCAGCCTCTGGAGCAGGGGTTCCTACAGCAGCCAGAGGAGGGGCCTAGCAG TTCTACTGGACAGCATCAGCTACCacagcaggaagaggaagaagccaAGCCAGAGCCAGAGCGGTCTGGCCTCAGTTGGAGCAACCGGGAGAAGGCAAAGCAGGCATTCAAGGAGCTGCTGAGGGACAAG gCTGTCCCCTCCAATGCCTCATGGGAACAGGCCATGAAGATGGTAGTCACTGACCCTCGTTACAG TGCCTTGCCCAAACTGAGTGAGAAAAAGCAGGCATTCAATGCCTACAAGGCACAgcgggagaaggaagagaaagaggaggccCGACTAAGGGCCAAGGAAGCCAAGCAGACCCTGCAACATTTTCTTGAACAGCACGAACGCATGACCTCCACCACCCGCTACCG GCGGGCAGAACAGACCTTTGGGGAGCTGGAGGTCTGGGCTGTGGTCCCCGAGAGGGATCGAAAAGAGGTTTATGATGATGTCCTCTTCTTCCTGGCCAAGAAGGAGAAG GAACAGGCCAAGCAGCTCCGACGCCGCAACATCCAGGCCTTGAAGAGCATCCTGGATGGAATGAGTAGTGTCAATTTCCAAACCACATGGTCCCAGGCCCAGCAGTACCTCATGGATAACCCCAGCTTTGCTCAGGACCAACAGCTGCAGA ACATGGACAAAGAAGATGCACTGATCTGCTTTGAGGAGCATATCCGAGCtttggagagggaggaggaggaagagcggGAACGGGCCCGGCTTCGGGAGCGGCGCCAACAACGCAAGAACCGGGAGGCCTTCCAG ACCTTCCTGGACGAGCTGCACGAGACAGGGCAGTTGCATTCAATGTCCACCTGGATGGAGCTATACCCAGCAGTCAGCACTGATATCCGCTTTGCCAACATGCTGGGCCAGCCGG gCTCCACCCCTCTGGACTTGTTCAAGTTCTATGTGGAGGAGTTGAAGGCACGCTTCCATGATGAGAAGAAGATCATTAAGGACATACTTAAG GACCGGGGCTTCTGTGTGGAGGTGAACACAGCTTTTGAGGACTTCGCCCACGTCATAAGCTTTGACAAGAGGGCTGCTGCGCTGGACGCAGGCAACATCAAGCTGACCTTCAATAGT CTGCTGGAAAAAGCAGAGGCGCGAGAGAGGGAGCGGGAAAAGGAGGAGGCACGAAGGATGCGGCGCAGGGAAGCTGCCTTTCGAAGCATGCTGAGGCAGGCCGTGCCTGCTCTGGAGCTGGGCACTGCGTGGGAAGAG GTCCGTGAGCGCTTTGTGTGCGACTCAGCCTTTGAGCAGATCACCTTGGAGTCGGAGCGGATCCGGCTCTTCCGGGAGTTCCTGCAGGTGCTGGAG CAGACCGAATGCCAGCATCTCCACACCAAAGGTCGAAAGCACAGCAGGAAGGGCAAGAAACACCATCGGAAACGTTCCCACTCACCCTCA GGCTCTGAGTCGGAAGAGGAGGAGCTGCCACCACCATCCCTCCGGCCCTCTAAGCGAAGGAGGCAGAACCCCTCGGAGTCTGGCTCGGAACCTTCGTCTTCACTTGATTCTGTTGAAAGTGGGAGTGCTGCCCTTGGAGGACGGggctccccctcctcccacctccttgGACCAG ATCATGGCCTTCGGAAAGccaagaaaccaaaaaagaaaactaagaagagaagacacaagtcG AACAGTCCTGAGAGTGAGACAGACCCTGAGGAGAAAGCTGGCAAGGAgagtgaagaaaaagaacaagaacagaACAAGGACAGGGAGCTCCGGCAGACAGAGCTCTCTAACCGCTCGCCAGGCTTTGGAGTCAAGAAGGAGAAG ACAGGCTGGGACACGTCAGAAAGTGAGCTGAGTGAGGGGGAACTGGAGAGGCGGCGGCGGACACTCCTGCAGCAGCTGGATGACCACCAGTGA
- the Prpf40b gene encoding pre-mRNA-processing factor 40 homolog B isoform X1, whose translation MSVPDSGPRPPAAPAPFPPGPPMMPPPFMPPPGIPPPFPPMGLPPMSQRPPAIPPMPPGILPPMLPPMGAPPPLTQIPGMVPPMMPGMLMPAVPVTAATAPGADTASSAMGGTGPPRALWSEHVAPDGRIYYYNADDKQSVWEKPSVLKSKAELLLSQCPWKEYKSDTGKPYYYNNQSQESRWTRPKDLDDLEALVKQEAAGKQQQPQPPQPQPDPPPVPPGPTPVPTGLLEPEPGGSEDCDVLEAAQPLEQGFLQQPEEGPSSSTGQHQLPQQEEEEAKPEPERSGLSWSNREKAKQAFKELLRDKAVPSNASWEQAMKMVVTDPRYSALPKLSEKKQAFNAYKAQREKEEKEEARLRAKEAKQTLQHFLEQHERMTSTTRYRRAEQTFGELEVWAVVPERDRKEVYDDVLFFLAKKEKEQAKQLRRRNIQALKSILDGMSSVNFQTTWSQAQQYLMDNPSFAQDQQLQNMDKEDALICFEEHIRALEREEEEERERARLRERRQQRKNREAFQTFLDELHETGQLHSMSTWMELYPAVSTDIRFANMLGQPGSTPLDLFKFYVEELKARFHDEKKIIKDILKDRGFCVEVNTAFEDFAHVISFDKRAAALDAGNIKLTFNSLLEKAEAREREREKEEARRMRRREAAFRSMLRQAVPALELGTAWEEVRERFVCDSAFEQITLESERIRLFREFLQVLEQTECQHLHTKGRKHSRKGKKHHRKRSHSPSVSWQGSESEEEELPPPSLRPSKRRRQNPSESGSEPSSSLDSVESGSAALGGRGSPSSHLLGPDHGLRKAKKPKKKTKKRRHKSNSPESETDPEEKAGKESEEKEQEQNKDRELRQTELSNRSPGFGVKKEKTGWDTSESELSEGELERRRRTLLQQLDDHQ comes from the exons ATG TCGGTTCCCGATTCTGGTCCCCGGCCCCCAGCAGCGCCTGCCCCCTTCCCACCGGGGCCCCCCATGATGCCACCACCCTTC ATGCCCCCTCCAGGGataccccctccctttcctccgaTGGGGCTCCCCCCTATGAGTCAGAGACCACCAGCCATCCCCCCCATGCCACCTGGCATCCTGCCCCCAATGCTTCCACCAATGGGGGCACCACCACCACTCACACAG ATACCAGGAATGGTACCTCCAATGATGCCAGGAATGCTGATGCCAGCAGTGCCTGTCACCGCAGCG ACGGCTCCGGGTGCGGACACCGCCAGCT ctGCTATGGGTGGGACAGGCCCTCCG AGAGCGCTGTGGAGTGAGCATGTGGCCCCTGATGGGCGCATCTACTACTACAATGCTGATGACAAACAGTCTGTGTGGGAGAAGCCCAGCGTGCTCAAGTCCAAGGCAGAG CTGCTGCTGTCCCAGTGTCCTTGGAAAGAGTACAAGTCGGACACAGGCAAACCTTACTACTACAACAACCAGAGTCAGGAGTCCCGCTGGACCCGGCCTAAAGACCTGGATGACCTGGAGG CCCTAGTCAAACAAGAGGCTGCAGG AAAACAGCAGCAGCCACAGCCTCCTCAGCCACAGCCTGACCCCCCGCCTGTACCTCCTGGTCCCACCCCAGTGCCCACAGGCCTCCTGGAACCTGAGCCAGGTGGAAGTGAAGACTGTGATGTGTTGGAAGCTGCTCAGCCTCTGGAGCAGGGGTTCCTACAGCAGCCAGAGGAGGGGCCTAGCAG TTCTACTGGACAGCATCAGCTACCacagcaggaagaggaagaagccaAGCCAGAGCCAGAGCGGTCTGGCCTCAGTTGGAGCAACCGGGAGAAGGCAAAGCAGGCATTCAAGGAGCTGCTGAGGGACAAG gCTGTCCCCTCCAATGCCTCATGGGAACAGGCCATGAAGATGGTAGTCACTGACCCTCGTTACAG TGCCTTGCCCAAACTGAGTGAGAAAAAGCAGGCATTCAATGCCTACAAGGCACAgcgggagaaggaagagaaagaggaggccCGACTAAGGGCCAAGGAAGCCAAGCAGACCCTGCAACATTTTCTTGAACAGCACGAACGCATGACCTCCACCACCCGCTACCG GCGGGCAGAACAGACCTTTGGGGAGCTGGAGGTCTGGGCTGTGGTCCCCGAGAGGGATCGAAAAGAGGTTTATGATGATGTCCTCTTCTTCCTGGCCAAGAAGGAGAAG GAACAGGCCAAGCAGCTCCGACGCCGCAACATCCAGGCCTTGAAGAGCATCCTGGATGGAATGAGTAGTGTCAATTTCCAAACCACATGGTCCCAGGCCCAGCAGTACCTCATGGATAACCCCAGCTTTGCTCAGGACCAACAGCTGCAGA ACATGGACAAAGAAGATGCACTGATCTGCTTTGAGGAGCATATCCGAGCtttggagagggaggaggaggaagagcggGAACGGGCCCGGCTTCGGGAGCGGCGCCAACAACGCAAGAACCGGGAGGCCTTCCAG ACCTTCCTGGACGAGCTGCACGAGACAGGGCAGTTGCATTCAATGTCCACCTGGATGGAGCTATACCCAGCAGTCAGCACTGATATCCGCTTTGCCAACATGCTGGGCCAGCCGG gCTCCACCCCTCTGGACTTGTTCAAGTTCTATGTGGAGGAGTTGAAGGCACGCTTCCATGATGAGAAGAAGATCATTAAGGACATACTTAAG GACCGGGGCTTCTGTGTGGAGGTGAACACAGCTTTTGAGGACTTCGCCCACGTCATAAGCTTTGACAAGAGGGCTGCTGCGCTGGACGCAGGCAACATCAAGCTGACCTTCAATAGT CTGCTGGAAAAAGCAGAGGCGCGAGAGAGGGAGCGGGAAAAGGAGGAGGCACGAAGGATGCGGCGCAGGGAAGCTGCCTTTCGAAGCATGCTGAGGCAGGCCGTGCCTGCTCTGGAGCTGGGCACTGCGTGGGAAGAG GTCCGTGAGCGCTTTGTGTGCGACTCAGCCTTTGAGCAGATCACCTTGGAGTCGGAGCGGATCCGGCTCTTCCGGGAGTTCCTGCAGGTGCTGGAG CAGACCGAATGCCAGCATCTCCACACCAAAGGTCGAAAGCACAGCAGGAAGGGCAAGAAACACCATCGGAAACGTTCCCACTCACCCTCAGTGAGTTGGCAG GGCTCTGAGTCGGAAGAGGAGGAGCTGCCACCACCATCCCTCCGGCCCTCTAAGCGAAGGAGGCAGAACCCCTCGGAGTCTGGCTCGGAACCTTCGTCTTCACTTGATTCTGTTGAAAGTGGGAGTGCTGCCCTTGGAGGACGGggctccccctcctcccacctccttgGACCAG ATCATGGCCTTCGGAAAGccaagaaaccaaaaaagaaaactaagaagagaagacacaagtcG AACAGTCCTGAGAGTGAGACAGACCCTGAGGAGAAAGCTGGCAAGGAgagtgaagaaaaagaacaagaacagaACAAGGACAGGGAGCTCCGGCAGACAGAGCTCTCTAACCGCTCGCCAGGCTTTGGAGTCAAGAAGGAGAAG ACAGGCTGGGACACGTCAGAAAGTGAGCTGAGTGAGGGGGAACTGGAGAGGCGGCGGCGGACACTCCTGCAGCAGCTGGATGACCACCAGTGA